From Massilia sp. WG5:
GGCGCACTGGTGGACCGCATCACGGCGATCAAGGAAACCCAGGTGCATGCGGCGCGCGCGCTGAACCACAACGTTTCGGGCATCCGCATCGTGTCGGCCGACGGCGCGCTGATCAACAGCCGTTCGATGATCACGGTGTACCAGACCCTGGTCGACGGCACCACGCGCCTGCTGCTGACGGCGCGCACCTTCGACAAGCTCGACAGCACGGGCGGCGACCTCAAGATCGTCGAGCGCCTGGTGGTGTTCGACTCCGAATTGCTTGCAGGGGCGTTGGTGTACCCGGTGTAAGCCGGCAACCAGCCAGTGCCCGAACGCCTGCCGGCGCGACCGGCAATGACAAACCGAATCAATGAGTAGCCGCGATGGACATGCATGCAACTGATACTGAACTGAACCCACACAAGAAATGGCCGCGGGAAGATTGCTCGCGCGTGCCGTTGTGGGTCTATACGGACAAGGACAATTACCGCAGCGAACTCGAGCGCATTTTCTACGGGCCGTTCTGGCACTTTGTCGGTATCGATACCGAAGTGCCGAACACGGGCGATTTCAAGCGCGC
This genomic window contains:
- a CDS encoding aromatic-ring-hydroxylating dioxygenase subunit beta encodes the protein MYRIVPRTNHERGLRIGPMFAESKGALVDRITAIKETQVHAARALNHNVSGIRIVSADGALINSRSMITVYQTLVDGTTRLLLTARTFDKLDSTGGDLKIVERLVVFDSELLAGALVYPV